The DNA region AGTACGAAAAGTATGAATTAACATACTGGTTTTGTCAAGGGTAATGAATAACTTGACCAGGTCGATAAATGCGCTATCTTTCGCCTATGTCTACGCCACTTTTTGACTTTGATTATCACCTTCCTGTTGACCGTATTGCTCAAGAGTCGCTTGCAGACCGTGAGTCAGCAAAGCTACTCCTATTAGCTCGTGAAGATGGCGCCATCATAGATCGTCATATTCGTGATCTGCCAGATCTGTTAGCACCAGGAGATCTATTGATTTTTAATGACAGCAAAGTCTTTAAGGCGCGCCTAGAAGGACGTCTCGACGACGGTACGCAAGCAGAGTGTTTTCTCCTCCATCCGACGGAGCACGGCTATTGGGAAGCCCTTATCAAGCCAGGTAAAAAACTCGCTCCTGGATCAACAATCTATTTTTCCTCTGACACAAAGTGCGTATTGCAAGAAAAAACCAACCAAGGTACCGCCATAGTTGATTTTGGCTTAACAACTGATGAAGTATTCGCATTTTCTGATAAAGCAGGTTCGGTGCCAGTCCCGCCCTATGTTGAAAAAAATGCACGTAACCAGAGCGAGTACCAAACCATCTATGCCAAAGAACGCGGTTCAGTGGCAGCACCTACAGCAGGATTTCATTTTACTGAAAATCTCTTTAACAAACTTGAACAAAAAGGCGTTCAAAAAGCCTTTGTCACTCTTCATGTAGGACTCGGTACATTTAGACCCATCAAAACAGAAACACTTGAAACGCATGACATGCACAGAGAGTGGGGCCATGTTCCTCAAGAAACGATTGATCAAATCTATAAAACAAAGAAACGCGGTAATCGCGTCATTGCTGTTGGTACTACGGCGACACGCGCTCTTGAGTCGTGGGGCGGCGTAGGAGAAGCTTGGGCTGATTCAACCGATCTCTTTATTACTCCGGGCTATTCGTTTCGAGTAATTGACGGATTGCTAACGAATTTTCATTTACCAAAATCTACGCTCATCGTACTTGTTTCTGCCTTTGCAGGACGTAAGTCCGTATTAAATGCCTATAAACACGCCATTGATAATAAGTATCGTTTTTATAGCTTTGGTGATGCGATGCTTATCCTTTAGGCTTTACAAGCAGCAACCCATCCTCAGGAGGGACGCTTACTTCGTTTAGAATTTCTCCCGTATTGATTTGCGGATCTTGTCGTCCAAAAAGTTTTTGATATCTCGTTGGCAATTGTATGGTGATCGCTTTTTTTGTTGGGTTTACAATAACGTAACCATTTGTAAATTGACGTGACCAAAGTCCCGAACTGTTTTTAGGCGCTGAATTTGGTACACCAATCGGTGCTTCGTATTCGTCATACCACCAGGTGCGATGATGTTTTGCATCTCCCGCATCAAACGAATAGTAGCCACCCGCTATGAGCGTTGAAGCTAATCCATAACGCATCAAACGATAATCATTTGGACGCTCTAGATTATTTGTATTGGTATTGATCGCTAATACGTTTGGCTGCTCTAATAGCGGAGATATATCTTGCATTGAACGAAAGGGCCAATCAAACCCATAACGTGGAAAATTTTCAAATAAAATACCGTTCGTTTCTTGCGCAAATTCTAATGAACTATTGGCAATAATAATCCGATCATCTCCTATGGCTTTGCGGGTATTTTGTAAAAGCGTTTTCATCCCATCACGATAAGCCTCATCAACGGTTTTAGGGTCATCAACTATACCATCATTATTTATATCTAATCCTGCACCAAACTTAGATGTGACCTCACTATACCCGCCATCTAAAAAGACACCGTCCCAAATACCCTTAGACATGAGTTCTTGATGAATATATCTCGGTAAAAACGTATTCCAACGCTCGCCATTTATCAGCGGTGCACCATTTGTTGCGTTCATGAGCCATGCGCCTGGCCACCAACTAATCCTGCTTTGGCTTGGACGACCCAAGAACCATTGTTCCGGAATTTGATCTGCAAGATTTCTACCCGGCGAACCTAAGCTGCCATGAAAACGCGCTTCACTAATCTCACCAGCACTAATATAAGCGATAAGCTTTATGTCTGGATTTAACCGTTTTATCAACTTCATCTGCTCAGGAAATTGATACGTCTGATCCATGTCTAATACGACAATATCCCAACGCGATAACATGGTGGCTGTCTCATCCGTAAGTTCATACCCTAAGAAAAAATTTATGAGTGGCGGTGTCTCAATATCATCCGTTGAAGCAACCGCCATTTGTGGTAATTACAAAGACAAGCGAGCAAAGCAATAATGCTCGTTCTGATACTATTTTGCACCCGCTTCTTCATAGCAACTTAATACCTGAAGCGTGTGAGCGTGCCAATCATGGCGTGCGGCAACCTTTTCTCGACCCGACTGACCCATTGCATCGCGTACTTCGGTTGGTGTAGCCAAAAAACGATGCAGAGTGCGTGTCCAATCTTCTACGGATCCAGGCGTCACAAGAAATCCTTGCTTACCGTCCTCGATAAGTTCTGGGTTACCTCCCGTACGCGTGACAAGACAAGGTAATCCACTAGCCATCGCCTCAAGTATTGAACCGCTGCAATTTTCATAACTTAACGTTGGTAGAACAAGTGCTTCGGCGCGATGACGTAATTCTCTAAGCGTTACTGGATCAACAAACCCCAAAAATTCGATATGTGATGCACCGTGTTTTTCGACAATAGCACGGAGTTTTGCCTCATCTGGACCACTCCCAGCGAGCTTTACAGGTAGACTTGGAAAAAGACAGGCTGCTTCGAGAAAAGATTCGAGACCTTTCTCTTCGGATAAACGTCCAGCATAAATCAAATAACCTCCGCCACGCACTGCGGCTACTTCGACACGATCCGTTGGATTTCTCACCAAGCGCATTTTACTCGCGGGCTCACCCCAATCAATCATTTTTTCTTTCATGAATTGCGAAGGACAAAGAAAGAGAGCGATCGTTCGTTCATATGACTGCACCGTTTTTGTCATATACATCTCTACGGCAGCCAATACATTACGAATCGTCGAGTCCGATAAACACTTGTACTTTACCACTTCATAATATCGACCACCCTTACTGTGTTCACAGATCGTTCCGTGGGCAAACATACTATAATTTGGAGAAGCGAGCTTATAATCGTGTAGCGTTTGTACGCATGGGATCTTTCGTTTACGAATCTCTGCTAATACTGATGTCGAAAGATGATGATAGATATTATGGATATGAATAATGTCTGGCTTTACTTCATCGAGCATTTTACCTAGAGCTTTTTTTGCCTCTACGTTCCAGATAAAATTTGCCGCAATTTTTGCTTGCGTATATAAATCCGTCTTTTTTTTAAGATCGTAACGCTTTACAAAGAACCTTTCATCTTTAGATGGAAGATTTTTGATGCTGTGGGTAGAAAAAGCGTGTACTTCATGACCTAATGCCTCTTGATACCGCATCAGTCCATGCATATAGACCTCAGCCCCTCCTTGGAAATCAAAAAATTTATTTACGTGCAATATCTTCATAGGGAGGCGTAAAGCGTATCATACAAGCGAACAACCACCTGAATACCAAAACGATCGCGTACAATGTTTGCGGCTAAATCAGCCCTTATTAAGGCGTCGGTATATTGAGTAAGTGTTTGATGTATTGCTTTACTCAAAGCATCAACATCGCTCACTGGTATAAGCAACATCGATCTACGATCAAAGACTTCGCGAATTGCAGGTAAGTCGGTAGCGATAGCAGGTAAGCGTGATGCCGCCGCTTCGAGAAGCGCCATCCCCTGACCTTCGTGTAACGAAGGCATGCAAAAAAGATCAGATGTTGTCAGATAATAGGAAGGGTCATTTACTGACCCTGCCCAGTGAATACGTTGTGCAATACCAAGACGTTCGCTCTCACGTTGTAATGTTAAGCGCAATGGTCCATCGCCAACAATGGTTAATGCCCAAGGACGATGTAAGAGCGCTAATGCCTCGAGAAGCACTCGATGACCTTTTTCTGGAGCGAGCCTACCAACAATAACGAGCTTTGGAATATCACCCGCTTGATGTCTCTCGCGTAAGGCAAAACGCTGAAGATCTAATCCAACAGGAATGACTGTTACTTTTTTTTCTAAAACACCATAACGCCAAGTCACCATATCTTTAACAGAACGTGAGACAGCCGCGATATGCCCAGCAGAGCGATAGGCCAAAAAGCGTAATATTCTTGTGATGATGCTTAGTTCTGGTTCATGACTATGAGCTGTCATCACCCACTTAATACCAAGCGGTTTTGCCGCAAAGTAACCCGCCCATACATCTGCACCTAAATGCGTATGCACGATATCGGGCTGACATTCTCGATATAGTTCTTTGCATTGTTCGATGATACGAAAACGCTCTTTTAGTGTATGCGGTTGTTTACCTAATACTTTTAAGTCTATTTCTGCATCTAAAAATAATTGCTCCATTTCTCCACCGCATACCGCGATTACACGTACATCGTGTGATCGTTGCTGAGCTTGTGCCAAATCCAAAACAAAACGCTCAGCACCGCCTCTACCTAATGACCAAACGACATGGATAATACGCATACTCTTATTTTAATAGAGTTTCTTTTAAGAAATCTGGATCTTTTGCTTTTTCGCTACTTACAAAAACTCTCGAAGCAGCTAATACCAAACCAACCGGCAACCATAAACGCGGCGTCCAATAGGTCGTGCTAAAACATTCAAACAGAAACATGCTTGCCACAAGGATACAAAGATACATATAAGCCTCACGTTCATCACTACTCGTGGAAAGCGCTTTATTATTTTTCCACATTGTATGCCCAAGTGCATACAGCAATATACCTAGCGCCAGTAAGCCAATACCGCCTAATTCGCCTGCGACTTTCTGTATGATGCCATGCGCATCAAAGGCAGGACCAAATTCAACAAAAAAAGCACGTGAATTACCGACAAGTTGCAAATAGCCTCCCGCTCCAACACCGAATACAGGCGAATCCTTAAAAGCATTAAAGCCAATTGCAGCAATCATATTACGAGAACTTACTGAACTCATTGCCCCGCTTGATAGAGTATAAACAACCATCGCTATAGCAATAGGTGACAAAAGAATACCAGCACCGATAATAGATGATCGATAGTGTTGCCACCAAGGACGCCAAACGGTCGCACAAAGACAGACAAAGGCAAAAG from Candidatus Nomurabacteria bacterium includes:
- the queA gene encoding tRNA preQ1(34) S-adenosylmethionine ribosyltransferase-isomerase QueA, with protein sequence MSTPLFDFDYHLPVDRIAQESLADRESAKLLLLAREDGAIIDRHIRDLPDLLAPGDLLIFNDSKVFKARLEGRLDDGTQAECFLLHPTEHGYWEALIKPGKKLAPGSTIYFSSDTKCVLQEKTNQGTAIVDFGLTTDEVFAFSDKAGSVPVPPYVEKNARNQSEYQTIYAKERGSVAAPTAGFHFTENLFNKLEQKGVQKAFVTLHVGLGTFRPIKTETLETHDMHREWGHVPQETIDQIYKTKKRGNRVIAVGTTATRALESWGGVGEAWADSTDLFITPGYSFRVIDGLLTNFHLPKSTLIVLVSAFAGRKSVLNAYKHAIDNKYRFYSFGDAMLIL
- a CDS encoding glycosyltransferase family 4 protein, with product MKILHVNKFFDFQGGAEVYMHGLMRYQEALGHEVHAFSTHSIKNLPSKDERFFVKRYDLKKKTDLYTQAKIAANFIWNVEAKKALGKMLDEVKPDIIHIHNIYHHLSTSVLAEIRKRKIPCVQTLHDYKLASPNYSMFAHGTICEHSKGGRYYEVVKYKCLSDSTIRNVLAAVEMYMTKTVQSYERTIALFLCPSQFMKEKMIDWGEPASKMRLVRNPTDRVEVAAVRGGGYLIYAGRLSEEKGLESFLEAACLFPSLPVKLAGSGPDEAKLRAIVEKHGASHIEFLGFVDPVTLRELRHRAEALVLPTLSYENCSGSILEAMASGLPCLVTRTGGNPELIEDGKQGFLVTPGSVEDWTRTLHRFLATPTEVRDAMGQSGREKVAARHDWHAHTLQVLSCYEEAGAK
- a CDS encoding glycosyltransferase, which encodes MRIIHVVWSLGRGGAERFVLDLAQAQQRSHDVRVIAVCGGEMEQLFLDAEIDLKVLGKQPHTLKERFRIIEQCKELYRECQPDIVHTHLGADVWAGYFAAKPLGIKWVMTAHSHEPELSIITRILRFLAYRSAGHIAAVSRSVKDMVTWRYGVLEKKVTVIPVGLDLQRFALRERHQAGDIPKLVIVGRLAPEKGHRVLLEALALLHRPWALTIVGDGPLRLTLQRESERLGIAQRIHWAGSVNDPSYYLTTSDLFCMPSLHEGQGMALLEAAASRLPAIATDLPAIREVFDRRSMLLIPVSDVDALSKAIHQTLTQYTDALIRADLAANIVRDRFGIQVVVRLYDTLYASL